The following are from one region of the Paenibacillus sabinae T27 genome:
- a CDS encoding metallophosphoesterase, translating into MKKLRLIVSIAAGIMLLGIINVYIGWHVLRLLTEWFPEINAGVYWSVFLLIAFSYLICRLPWPAALRPVGRLLKVIGSYYLALLQFAIILLPVADLVYAILSLAGADISGYAAEAGTVLVILAAIFMLWGSRNAWSTVLRVHSLGLPKPFEGKEPLKIAVASDLHLGDIVGNRHLKKMVERMNAMKPDIILLAGDVLDDSLEPFVRNRMSEQLSKLKARYGIYAVLGNHEYYGGDIEEYTELMGAIGIRVLQDEVAEAAGVYIVGRKDKTAESMDSEGRKSVASLLEGLDLSRPVIMMDHQPTGFDAAAAAGVDVLLSGHTHRGQIAPIHWITRRLFELDWGYLNKENLHVIVSSGFGTWGPPIRLASRSEIIGLSLSTS; encoded by the coding sequence ATGAAAAAGCTCAGGCTGATTGTATCCATTGCCGCCGGCATCATGCTGCTGGGAATCATCAATGTCTATATCGGCTGGCATGTGCTGCGGCTGCTCACGGAGTGGTTTCCGGAGATCAACGCGGGAGTGTACTGGTCCGTATTTCTGCTTATCGCTTTTTCCTATCTGATCTGCCGCCTTCCTTGGCCCGCGGCCTTGCGCCCGGTTGGGAGACTGCTGAAGGTTATTGGTTCCTACTACTTGGCCCTTTTGCAATTCGCCATTATTTTATTGCCGGTAGCCGATCTGGTTTATGCGATTCTTTCCCTCGCCGGAGCCGATATTTCCGGTTATGCCGCCGAGGCCGGTACGGTGCTTGTGATTTTGGCGGCAATCTTTATGCTGTGGGGCTCCCGTAATGCCTGGAGCACGGTGCTGCGCGTTCACTCGCTCGGGTTACCTAAGCCTTTTGAGGGTAAAGAACCGCTCAAGATCGCCGTGGCGTCCGACCTTCATCTCGGGGACATTGTGGGCAATCGGCATTTGAAAAAGATGGTTGAGCGGATGAACGCAATGAAACCGGATATCATTTTGCTGGCAGGCGATGTACTCGACGACAGTCTGGAGCCGTTCGTCCGCAACCGGATGAGCGAGCAGCTAAGCAAGCTTAAGGCTCGGTATGGCATTTACGCCGTGCTGGGTAATCATGAATATTATGGCGGGGATATTGAAGAATATACGGAGTTGATGGGAGCCATCGGCATCCGCGTGCTTCAGGATGAGGTGGCCGAAGCTGCCGGTGTCTATATTGTGGGCAGGAAAGACAAGACGGCGGAGAGCATGGACAGCGAAGGGCGCAAGAGCGTCGCCTCCCTGCTGGAAGGTCTCGATCTGTCCCGTCCCGTCATTATGATGGACCATCAGCCGACAGGCTTTGACGCCGCAGCGGCGGCGGGAGTGGATGTGCTTCTCTCCGGCCACACGCACCGGGGGCAAATCGCGCCCATCCATTGGATCACAAGACGGCTGTTCGAGCTGGACTGGGGCTACCTGAATAAAGAGAATCTGCATGTGATTGTCTCTTCAGGGTTTGGCACCTGGGGACCGCCCATCCGGCTAGCCAGCCGATCGGAGATTATCGGACTGTCGCTGAGTACAAGCTAA
- a CDS encoding bacteriohemerythrin, with amino-acid sequence MITWRESYEIGVEKIDCQHRQLLVKLNEFFDACSNQQGREKIEETLKFLKDYTIEHFGSEEDLMSDIHFPELSEHQKEHADFVKTVLELEEMVKTKGVSVLTTIKLNRTLTDWLLNHINKCDRLIGDYLAQQRKAKA; translated from the coding sequence ATGATAACCTGGAGGGAATCGTACGAAATTGGCGTCGAGAAGATCGATTGTCAGCACCGTCAATTGCTGGTCAAGCTGAACGAGTTTTTTGATGCCTGCTCAAATCAGCAAGGACGCGAGAAGATTGAGGAAACACTCAAATTTTTGAAGGATTACACCATTGAGCATTTTGGCAGTGAAGAAGATTTGATGAGCGACATCCATTTCCCGGAGTTATCCGAGCATCAGAAGGAGCACGCGGATTTTGTCAAGACTGTCCTTGAACTGGAAGAGATGGTGAAGACCAAGGGCGTTTCCGTTCTGACCACGATCAAGCTCAACCGCACTTTGACGGACTGGCTTCTAAACCATATTAACAAATGCGATCGGCTGATCGGGGATTATCTGGCCCAGCAGCGCAAAGCGAAAGCATAA
- a CDS encoding MFS transporter, with translation MRHTYLAPRWYYGWNVVSIVFLVLLVSAAISSIPSVLMLQFEQEFGWSRSAVSGAMSIRIFLYGFMGPFAAALMARFGIRRIMLLTLSLLAASLTLSTWMTQIWQFIMLWGIVMGLATGALANVLGVTVAGRWFVKHRGLVVGILTASAATGQLLFLPLLAKISVGLGWRFSIYTTVAVLLVLIPVVAIWMRNHPSDIGVPALGETDVSPPSPFTGNLFLAPLLVLKEATKSGTFWLLAGTFFFCGFSTNGLIGTHLIPACGDFNIPVVMAAGLLALMGMFDMVGTTLSGWLSDRFDSRWLLFWYYGLRGLSLIFLPYALNGGYTLLLVFAVFYGLDWIATVPPTVKLTADHFGREKSGMVFGWILVSHQLGASAAAYGAGVLRQWLGSYTVPFVTAGLLCLFASLLAMRVVKQRGKSAAAIEA, from the coding sequence ATGCGCCATACTTATTTAGCTCCCAGGTGGTATTATGGATGGAATGTAGTTTCCATTGTCTTTCTCGTTTTGCTGGTTTCGGCGGCTATCAGTTCGATTCCAAGCGTACTCATGCTGCAATTTGAACAGGAATTCGGCTGGAGCCGGTCGGCTGTGTCGGGTGCCATGTCGATCCGCATCTTTTTGTACGGATTCATGGGTCCTTTCGCAGCTGCGCTGATGGCTCGCTTCGGGATACGCCGAATTATGCTGCTGACGCTGAGCTTGCTGGCCGCTAGCCTGACGCTTTCGACCTGGATGACCCAGATTTGGCAGTTCATTATGCTGTGGGGGATTGTCATGGGTCTGGCTACCGGCGCGCTCGCCAACGTGCTTGGAGTCACTGTGGCGGGACGCTGGTTCGTGAAGCACAGGGGGCTCGTTGTCGGCATTCTTACAGCCAGCGCGGCGACGGGCCAGCTGCTTTTTCTGCCTCTTCTGGCTAAGATCTCGGTCGGATTGGGCTGGCGGTTCTCCATTTATACGACCGTTGCAGTACTGCTCGTGCTGATTCCGGTCGTGGCAATCTGGATGCGAAATCATCCCTCGGACATCGGTGTTCCCGCTCTTGGAGAGACCGACGTTTCCCCGCCTTCGCCGTTTACGGGTAATCTGTTCCTTGCTCCGCTGCTCGTGCTGAAGGAGGCAACGAAGAGCGGGACGTTCTGGCTGCTGGCCGGCACTTTCTTCTTCTGCGGCTTCTCCACCAACGGTCTGATCGGTACCCATCTGATTCCCGCCTGCGGCGACTTTAACATCCCGGTTGTCATGGCCGCTGGATTGCTCGCATTGATGGGAATGTTCGATATGGTGGGCACCACGCTGTCGGGCTGGCTGTCGGACCGTTTTGACAGCAGATGGCTGCTGTTCTGGTATTACGGTCTGCGGGGGCTGTCGCTGATCTTCCTGCCTTATGCTCTGAACGGAGGTTATACGCTGCTTCTGGTATTTGCCGTCTTCTACGGGCTGGACTGGATTGCAACCGTACCGCCGACGGTCAAACTGACCGCTGATCATTTCGGAAGGGAAAAATCGGGGATGGTCTTCGGCTGGATTCTCGTCTCCCACCAGCTCGGAGCCTCGGCAGCCGCATACGGCGCCGGCGTGCTGCGGCAGTGGCTTGGCAGCTACACCGTACCTTTCGTTACCGCAGGCCTGTTATGCTTGTTCGCATCCCTTTTGGCTATGAGAGTCGTCAAACAGCGCGGGAAATCGGCCGCTGCGATTGAAGCCTGA
- a CDS encoding SDR family NAD(P)-dependent oxidoreductase, with protein sequence MTQKIALVTGANRGLGLEISKQLAALGITVLMGARTLSSAEEAAKQLSAKGFDAVGVQLEVTSKEDIAALAEWIERRYGKLDILINNAGIAVRSSGGNLDAFRQTFEVNTFAPFLLTESLLPLLLKSEAGRIVNQSSAIGSITLMHTNETVRRLGDPAYAASKAALNMLTAYWAQKLESTPLKVNSTHPGLVQTDMGGANAEIPVEEGAKTAVALAVVDADGPSGEFFYMGQTLPW encoded by the coding sequence ATGACTCAAAAAATCGCTTTAGTTACCGGAGCCAACAGAGGGCTCGGACTGGAAATATCCAAACAGCTGGCTGCCCTTGGCATAACCGTTTTGATGGGCGCGCGCACGCTCTCCTCGGCGGAGGAGGCTGCAAAGCAGCTGTCTGCTAAAGGCTTCGATGCGGTAGGCGTTCAACTGGAGGTTACGAGCAAGGAAGACATTGCAGCGCTGGCCGAATGGATCGAGCGCCGCTACGGCAAGCTGGATATCCTGATCAACAATGCGGGCATTGCCGTGCGATCGTCCGGAGGGAATCTGGACGCTTTCCGTCAGACCTTTGAGGTCAATACGTTTGCTCCGTTCTTGCTGACGGAATCGCTGCTTCCGCTGCTGCTGAAGAGCGAAGCGGGACGCATTGTGAACCAGAGCAGCGCAATCGGCTCCATTACATTAATGCATACCAATGAAACTGTACGCAGACTCGGAGATCCTGCATATGCCGCTTCCAAGGCGGCGCTCAACATGCTGACCGCTTACTGGGCGCAGAAGCTCGAGAGCACTCCGCTTAAGGTAAATTCGACGCATCCCGGACTGGTGCAGACGGATATGGGCGGAGCAAACGCGGAAATTCCGGTGGAAGAAGGCGCCAAGACGGCTGTGGCACTGGCTGTCGTTGATGCCGACGGACCGAGCGGAGAGTTCTTTTATATGGGTCAGACTCTGCCCTGGTAA
- a CDS encoding TetR/AcrR family transcriptional regulator: MARPREFDEETVLDKAMELFWSKGYEKTSIQDLCEYTGVHRGSLYETFGDKNELFLAALDRFRHHSAGRLFAVLEEHGNPKEQLAAFFERLIESSMDNAKERRGCFIANTAVELAPFDSKVASRVEASLLDMENRFYSFLLRAQKEGRLKGKHNLRELSRFLVGVKQGVHIMAKTTADRKTLQDVYQVALSAIF; encoded by the coding sequence ATGGCAAGACCGCGGGAATTTGATGAAGAAACGGTATTGGATAAAGCGATGGAGCTGTTCTGGAGCAAAGGCTACGAAAAAACATCGATTCAGGATCTATGCGAATATACAGGAGTGCACCGTGGCAGCTTGTATGAAACGTTCGGAGACAAGAATGAATTGTTTCTGGCTGCGCTTGACCGGTTCCGGCATCATTCGGCGGGAAGACTCTTTGCGGTTTTGGAGGAGCACGGCAATCCAAAGGAGCAGCTTGCCGCCTTTTTCGAGCGGCTGATCGAAAGCTCTATGGACAATGCAAAAGAACGTCGCGGCTGCTTTATTGCGAATACGGCCGTCGAACTGGCGCCCTTCGACTCCAAGGTGGCGAGCAGAGTGGAGGCAAGTCTGCTGGATATGGAGAATCGTTTCTACAGCTTTCTGCTACGCGCGCAGAAGGAAGGCCGGTTGAAAGGGAAGCATAATCTCCGCGAGCTGTCGCGATTCTTGGTCGGTGTGAAGCAGGGAGTGCATATCATGGCCAAAACGACGGCTGACCGCAAAACATTACAGGATGTATATCAAGTAGCACTTTCGGCAATCTTTTAA
- a CDS encoding AzlC family ABC transporter permease — translation METTRAQTAGSRTNEDSFITGVKDCLPTLLGYLSIGFAAGVVEKTAGLSLAEIILMSLVLYAGSAQFIAAGMIAMGSPSAGIIITILFVNLRHLLLSAAISPYFRHLTPMRNLLVGVLLTDETFGVAINEAAKRKSISEKWMHGLNVTAYLNWCAANIAGALLGQWITSPEKFGLDYALPAMFIGLLVLSIISRRAFRTDIVVGLAAAAVAIGVSLWVSPTVGVIAATVLAATIGMAVERWK, via the coding sequence ATGGAAACAACCCGGGCACAGACTGCCGGGAGCCGCACGAATGAAGATAGCTTTATTACGGGTGTCAAAGACTGCCTGCCTACTCTGCTCGGCTATTTGAGCATCGGGTTTGCGGCGGGCGTCGTAGAGAAGACGGCGGGGTTAAGCCTTGCGGAGATTATCCTGATGTCTCTTGTGCTCTATGCCGGTTCCGCCCAGTTTATCGCCGCGGGGATGATTGCCATGGGCAGTCCGTCAGCCGGCATCATCATTACGATTCTGTTCGTCAATCTGCGGCATCTTCTGCTCAGCGCAGCCATATCGCCTTACTTCCGGCATTTAACGCCTATGCGCAACCTGCTAGTCGGTGTGCTGCTCACAGATGAGACTTTTGGCGTCGCCATTAACGAAGCGGCCAAGCGCAAGAGCATCAGCGAGAAATGGATGCACGGGCTGAATGTCACTGCTTATCTGAATTGGTGCGCTGCCAATATCGCCGGTGCCCTTCTCGGACAGTGGATTACAAGCCCCGAGAAATTCGGGCTTGATTATGCGCTGCCGGCCATGTTTATCGGTCTGCTGGTGCTCTCGATAATCAGCCGGCGCGCTTTTCGGACGGATATCGTTGTCGGTCTGGCTGCGGCCGCCGTGGCGATCGGCGTATCCCTGTGGGTCTCTCCAACCGTGGGGGTTATAGCGGCAACCGTCCTGGCGGCAACGATCGGAATGGCGGTGGAACGATGGAAATAA
- a CDS encoding AzlD domain-containing protein produces MEIRSEILWIILGSAAVTVIPRVLPLMVLSRFKLPDWSMRWLNHVPVSIMAALVAQELLLEDGKLAPLATNTELFAAVPAFLVAIFTRSLLGTVTVGIVSLMLLRLVLPG; encoded by the coding sequence ATGGAAATAAGAAGTGAAATCCTGTGGATTATTCTCGGTTCGGCTGCCGTTACCGTGATCCCGCGCGTGCTGCCCTTAATGGTGCTCAGCCGTTTTAAGCTTCCGGACTGGAGCATGCGGTGGCTGAATCATGTGCCGGTGTCCATTATGGCTGCTCTGGTGGCTCAGGAGCTGCTTTTGGAGGATGGCAAGCTAGCCCCGCTGGCAACCAATACGGAGCTGTTCGCGGCGGTTCCCGCTTTTCTCGTCGCCATCTTTACGCGCAGCCTGCTCGGGACTGTGACCGTGGGCATCGTGTCGCTTATGCTGCTGCGTCTGGTGCTGCCGGGTTAA
- a CDS encoding DUF421 domain-containing protein, producing MPTWLEVIFRTIFAVVVLFLLTKILGKRQVSQLSFFEYITGITLGSLAAYISLDTDKNWHLGMIAILVWVAISFGIEYLQLKSKKARDFIDFKATVLIKNGKVLEENLKKERLTTDDLLEQLRGKDVFKVADVEFAIMETTGQINVLLNRENQPLTPKHLGIKVAPEKETQAVIMDGKLMPEPLDMMGKTPKWLMDELEKQQLNLQDIFLGQVDSYGDLTVDLYADNVQVPQPQEKPQVYALLKKCEADLELFGLASDRQDAKKLYEQCSSQLQQVIADLKPLLRT from the coding sequence ATGCCGACTTGGCTGGAGGTTATTTTTCGGACCATATTCGCTGTGGTCGTGTTGTTTCTGTTGACAAAGATACTTGGCAAAAGACAGGTATCCCAGCTTTCTTTCTTCGAATATATTACGGGGATTACCCTTGGCAGTTTGGCGGCCTATATCTCGCTCGATACAGATAAGAACTGGCATTTGGGCATGATTGCAATTCTGGTATGGGTCGCCATCTCCTTTGGAATCGAGTATCTGCAGCTTAAAAGCAAGAAAGCCAGAGACTTCATCGATTTCAAAGCGACCGTACTAATCAAGAACGGCAAGGTTTTGGAAGAAAACCTCAAAAAAGAGCGCCTGACTACGGACGATCTGCTGGAGCAGCTTCGGGGCAAGGATGTATTCAAGGTAGCCGACGTCGAATTTGCGATTATGGAAACGACTGGACAGATCAATGTACTGCTTAATCGTGAGAATCAGCCGCTCACTCCGAAGCATTTGGGAATCAAGGTCGCTCCGGAGAAAGAAACGCAAGCGGTCATTATGGACGGGAAGCTGATGCCAGAACCGCTCGATATGATGGGAAAAACGCCAAAATGGCTGATGGATGAACTGGAGAAACAGCAGCTTAACCTGCAGGATATTTTCCTGGGCCAGGTAGATTCTTACGGGGATTTGACCGTCGATTTGTACGCTGATAACGTTCAGGTTCCTCAGCCTCAGGAGAAGCCGCAGGTCTACGCCCTGCTTAAAAAATGCGAAGCCGATCTGGAACTGTTCGGACTGGCCTCGGATAGACAAGACGCCAAAAAGCTGTACGAGCAGTGCTCGTCCCAGCTTCAGCAAGTGATTGCAGACCTGAAGCCGCTCCTCCGCACGTAG
- a CDS encoding DUF1657 domain-containing protein, translating to MTVASDVKTCLSSLKSAQASLEQFALSTQNQDAKTLFTSAAQQTQQIVQQVEDRVQQLEKEEPQYRGF from the coding sequence ATGACTGTAGCTTCAGATGTTAAAACTTGCCTTTCATCATTAAAAAGCGCTCAAGCAAGCCTTGAGCAGTTCGCATTGAGCACTCAGAATCAAGACGCCAAAACGCTGTTTACCTCTGCTGCACAACAAACCCAGCAAATCGTGCAACAGGTGGAAGACCGCGTTCAGCAGCTTGAGAAGGAAGAACCTCAATACCGCGGATTCTAA
- a CDS encoding M15 family metallopeptidase, which produces MVKRMILPLALFVLFTVITLPGGWNTALEVNAAAKKAVKQYPFPGSFVYVDEVIPGARFDIRYYGENNFVGRRIAGYHAPYAILTKQAATALKAVSDELKPKGYAIKIYDAYRPQKAVNDFIQWSKDAADIKMKRQYYPRLEKKNLFKLGFIASKSGHSRGSTVDLTLVSLKTGKLVDMGGPHDFFGSLSYYQSPQITAAQQANRRLLKEVMNKHGFKGYSKEWWHFTLVNEPFPGRYFDFDVE; this is translated from the coding sequence ATGGTTAAGCGGATGATTCTGCCGTTGGCGCTTTTTGTGTTATTTACGGTGATCACGTTACCCGGCGGCTGGAATACGGCTCTTGAGGTGAATGCGGCGGCAAAAAAAGCCGTCAAGCAGTATCCTTTTCCCGGCAGCTTCGTCTATGTGGATGAGGTCATTCCGGGCGCCCGGTTCGATATCCGCTATTACGGCGAGAACAATTTTGTAGGACGGCGGATCGCCGGTTATCATGCGCCTTACGCCATTTTGACGAAGCAGGCGGCCACAGCGTTAAAGGCGGTCAGCGATGAGCTGAAGCCAAAGGGCTATGCGATCAAAATTTACGATGCGTACCGTCCGCAGAAGGCGGTCAATGATTTTATCCAGTGGTCGAAGGATGCGGCAGACATTAAAATGAAGCGGCAATACTACCCCCGGCTCGAGAAAAAGAATCTGTTCAAGCTTGGATTTATCGCTTCCAAATCGGGACACAGCAGAGGCAGTACCGTCGATTTAACGCTCGTAAGCCTGAAGACCGGCAAGCTGGTTGATATGGGTGGGCCGCATGATTTTTTCGGTAGTCTCTCGTATTATCAATCGCCGCAGATCACCGCAGCGCAGCAGGCCAATCGAAGACTTCTGAAGGAAGTCATGAATAAGCACGGCTTCAAGGGATACAGCAAGGAATGGTGGCATTTTACGCTAGTGAATGAGCCTTTTCCCGGCCGGTATTTTGATTTTGATGTTGAGTAG
- a CDS encoding DHA2 family efflux MFS transporter permease subunit, with protein sequence MPILVSLLLSGFIGMFSETALNVALSDLMKALNITPTTAQWLTTAYLLTLGILVPLSGLLIQRFTTRQLFIASLLFSIIGTALAASSPNFEFLLIARVVQAMGTALLLPLMFNTILVLIPAEERGAAMGMIGLVIMVAPATGPTIAGLLIERLSWHWIFWMSLPFLVIALIFGMVFMQNITKVTKPAIDWLSILLSSVGFGGVVFGFSSAGEEDGWNSLKVWIAIAAGAFALILFVWRQLTMKQPLMDLKVFKYPMFVVGLLLIFVCMIVILAAMLILPLYLINGQGYSAFKAGLILLPGGLINGLFSPLMGKLFDKFGPKWLVIPGLAVVAATLWLFSGINTASAVAFVIVLHSALMIGISMVFMPAQTNGINQLPLELYPHGTAIMNTLQQVAGAIGTALAISIMTAGTNSYLKSVENPQDPAQQLAAFTQGVQHSFIFAMSLTLAGLILAFFLKRVAVRHPQEGAMH encoded by the coding sequence ATGCCGATCCTGGTTTCGCTGCTGCTAAGCGGCTTTATCGGCATGTTCAGTGAAACGGCGCTTAATGTCGCGCTCAGCGACTTGATGAAAGCCTTGAATATTACGCCGACTACGGCGCAGTGGCTGACCACCGCATACTTGCTGACGCTGGGAATTCTGGTTCCCCTCTCGGGATTGCTGATTCAACGGTTCACGACTAGGCAATTGTTTATCGCGTCCTTGTTATTTTCCATAATTGGAACGGCTCTGGCCGCCTCCTCGCCAAACTTTGAATTTCTGCTGATCGCACGTGTCGTACAGGCTATGGGAACGGCGCTTCTGCTGCCGCTCATGTTCAATACGATTTTGGTACTGATTCCGGCTGAAGAAAGAGGCGCGGCAATGGGGATGATTGGGCTTGTCATTATGGTGGCCCCCGCTACCGGTCCGACAATAGCAGGACTCCTTATCGAGAGACTGAGCTGGCACTGGATTTTCTGGATGTCGCTGCCGTTTCTTGTGATTGCCCTGATTTTTGGGATGGTCTTTATGCAAAATATTACGAAAGTGACCAAGCCAGCCATCGACTGGCTGTCGATTCTTCTGTCTTCCGTCGGCTTTGGCGGTGTCGTGTTCGGCTTCAGCAGCGCCGGAGAAGAAGACGGCTGGAACAGCCTTAAAGTATGGATTGCCATCGCGGCAGGAGCGTTTGCGCTGATTCTGTTCGTCTGGCGCCAGCTTACAATGAAACAGCCGCTAATGGATCTTAAAGTATTCAAGTATCCGATGTTTGTCGTGGGACTGCTGTTGATCTTTGTCTGTATGATTGTCATTTTGGCCGCCATGCTGATTCTGCCGCTGTATTTGATTAACGGACAGGGGTACAGCGCGTTCAAGGCCGGTCTGATCCTTCTTCCGGGCGGATTGATTAACGGCTTGTTTTCGCCGCTAATGGGCAAGCTGTTCGACAAATTCGGCCCGAAATGGCTGGTCATTCCGGGATTGGCCGTTGTCGCCGCCACGCTGTGGCTGTTCTCGGGCATTAACACGGCTTCCGCCGTGGCGTTCGTGATCGTGCTGCACAGCGCGCTGATGATCGGGATATCGATGGTGTTCATGCCGGCCCAGACGAACGGCATCAACCAGCTTCCGCTTGAGCTTTATCCACACGGCACAGCCATCATGAACACGCTTCAGCAAGTAGCAGGAGCTATAGGCACCGCGCTTGCGATCAGCATCATGACGGCCGGCACGAACAGCTATCTGAAGAGTGTGGAGAATCCGCAGGACCCGGCCCAACAGCTGGCTGCCTTTACGCAGGGGGTCCAGCACTCCTTTATTTTCGCCATGTCGCTGACCCTCGCCGGCTTAATCCTCGCCTTCTTCCTGAAGCGTGTAGCCGTCCGCCATCCGCAGGAAGGCGCCATGCACTAG
- a CDS encoding DUF4395 domain-containing protein, with translation MADTSRGIPRPLVRVNQLVIVLSVLLTWFTGFYWFLAVPLAAGLLGLIFRYNPIIKLSARFLRKDRSAYVLEDEEQQQFNQTIAVICLAAGLASYLGGWLTAAYIFTAIVGTAALVAILGFCIGCFIHYQWKMYLYRRRQGSSH, from the coding sequence ATGGCCGATACTTCAAGGGGGATTCCCAGACCACTGGTCCGGGTCAACCAATTGGTTATCGTTTTGTCGGTGCTTCTGACCTGGTTTACCGGCTTTTACTGGTTTCTGGCTGTGCCGCTGGCCGCAGGGCTGCTCGGTCTGATTTTTCGTTACAATCCTATTATCAAGTTATCCGCCCGGTTTCTGCGCAAGGACCGCTCCGCCTATGTTCTCGAAGATGAGGAGCAGCAGCAGTTCAATCAAACGATCGCCGTCATCTGTCTGGCTGCCGGACTGGCCAGCTATCTTGGAGGCTGGTTAACAGCGGCGTATATCTTCACCGCTATTGTAGGAACCGCCGCCCTGGTCGCAATTCTCGGTTTCTGCATCGGCTGCTTCATCCATTATCAATGGAAAATGTACTTGTACCGACGCCGGCAGGGCAGCTCCCACTAA
- a CDS encoding FtsW/RodA/SpoVE family cell cycle protein gives MKDYHEMSPYLKQVCTQVRARAIHPELRRELGSHLVDLADERESQGWEREEAVQWAMQQMGDPEAVGKSLNRIHRPRINWGLLAGALLFAGSGIIGMFSLSASSYTGTRMNTALPQFGENHLVYVCMALMVMLVLSLLDYRKLRSLSWPLYFLTLAGMLAVQFSGTMVNGIKRWLVLPLHFAIDVMGWSPYLLIIALAGIWAGDGFPKNGRESLINGWRAIPLIGVPCLIYWRGHILPELALFAGVSLILYAWLSGKWKRVVLLAAVATASGLWAAWNTHYYYDKISAALNPAKFAEGAGYYQTTLSEAIASAGWWGRGFGTANDQLPSVYSDMLFPYLIYSFGWGAGLFLVGLILWFVVRTIQAWVSVRDTYGKALIAGIALILAVQLVYGVLKLSGHIVIIGLPLPFISYGGSHLLMEYGALGLLLSVYRRKDLMLGSSVSFSKNY, from the coding sequence GTGAAGGATTATCATGAGATGAGTCCATATCTTAAACAAGTGTGCACTCAAGTAAGAGCGCGGGCTATACACCCGGAACTTCGCAGGGAACTCGGCAGTCATTTGGTGGATCTGGCGGATGAGAGGGAGAGTCAAGGCTGGGAACGTGAGGAAGCTGTCCAATGGGCGATGCAGCAGATGGGTGATCCCGAAGCCGTTGGAAAGAGCCTTAATCGCATACATAGGCCGAGAATCAATTGGGGGCTGCTGGCGGGAGCTTTGTTGTTTGCAGGAAGCGGAATTATTGGGATGTTCTCTTTGAGCGCATCCTCTTACACGGGTACTCGAATGAATACAGCCCTTCCCCAGTTCGGGGAAAATCATCTTGTATATGTGTGCATGGCGTTGATGGTGATGCTGGTACTGTCACTTTTGGACTATCGCAAACTGAGAAGCCTATCATGGCCGCTCTACTTCCTGACATTGGCGGGTATGCTGGCTGTCCAATTCAGCGGGACCATGGTGAACGGGATTAAACGATGGTTGGTTCTTCCTTTACATTTCGCTATCGATGTGATGGGCTGGAGTCCATATCTGCTTATTATCGCACTGGCAGGAATCTGGGCGGGCGACGGATTTCCGAAGAATGGCAGAGAGTCTCTAATCAATGGCTGGAGGGCGATACCGTTGATCGGAGTACCTTGTCTTATTTATTGGCGGGGGCATATCCTGCCGGAATTGGCTCTTTTTGCAGGTGTGTCCCTCATTCTGTACGCCTGGTTATCCGGTAAATGGAAAAGAGTTGTTCTTTTGGCTGCGGTGGCGACAGCGTCGGGATTATGGGCTGCATGGAATACGCATTATTATTACGATAAAATCTCTGCTGCGCTAAATCCGGCAAAGTTCGCTGAAGGCGCAGGATATTATCAGACTACACTGAGCGAGGCTATCGCTTCCGCCGGATGGTGGGGGCGCGGATTCGGAACGGCCAACGATCAGCTTCCTTCCGTATATTCCGACATGCTGTTTCCGTATTTGATCTACAGCTTTGGATGGGGGGCAGGTCTCTTCCTTGTGGGGCTCATTCTTTGGTTTGTTGTACGAACCATACAAGCCTGGGTCTCTGTGCGTGACACTTACGGAAAAGCCTTGATTGCTGGCATTGCGCTGATTCTTGCCGTTCAGCTCGTGTACGGAGTGCTCAAATTAAGCGGACACATCGTAATCATCGGCTTGCCGCTGCCTTTTATCAGCTATGGCGGAAGTCATCTCCTGATGGAATACGGTGCACTGGGGCTGCTGCTCAGCGTGTATCGCAGAAAAGATCTCATGCTCGGCTCCTCTGTCTCATTCAGCAAGAATTATTAG